TTCTAACCCTCAGTATGAGTATTCAAACTCGAGACTTGCTTGACAATGAGGTGTCTGATCTTCCCTAAACTCATGGTCCAGTGGGACAGTGACTGGGTGGACGAGGCCCAGGCAGAGGAGCGAAGACTGGGAGAAGGACCCCAGGACTTCTCTCAAAGCTTAACTATATCTGGGGGTTATCAAGAAGAGAGCAGCCCTGATTTCTCCAGACACCACAACATTTAGGTCCTGAACTCTTGGGGCCCTGACATCTGATCTTTTTTGTCACTCCAAGCCTTGGGACTAACAAACATCTCAGGGTGGCCACTTCTCTGCACTCTGGAGCCCAGAGATGTGACCACAAGAGGGCACTGTGGCCCCAGTTTCTGTCCCTCACACCAACGTTGCTGCTTCTCAACACTCAGATCCAGGTCTCTGTCAGAACCATCAActtaagcaggggtctcaaactcaatttacctggggaccgcaggaggcaaagtcggggtgatccttgagtgcaaagtcagttgtaagccttgaacattagggtgtgagacccaaacaactaaaacaaaacaaaacaagaaagattcCACAAAACtttgtacagagggccatttgcagcccatgggcctcgagtttgagacccctgaaaggtTCCTGTCCCAAACCCCTGGGGGCCCAATTTGGACCTCTGAGGAAGACTACCGCCAGCCCCCTTCAGCTCTTTCTGAGCCTTAATCCTCAGAGGAATAGCCCTCAGCTAGGCTGCTGGTGTCCGTGCGGGACTTGCAGCTCTCTCTTGCCTGGAAGGGGACACTGAGGTACAGAGCACCCAGAGCTCATAACTAGATCACAAGAGACgaagagtggggctggagagatagcacagtggtaaggtgtttgccttgcacgcagccaaaccaAAAAGGATGGTGgctagaatcccagcatcccatattgtcccctgtgcctgccatgagcaatttctgagtgcagagccaggagtaacccctgagagccaccgggtgtgacccaaaatcaaaacaaataaataaataaataaaagacaagagaCGAAGAGTAACACATGCAAATGCAAACTCATTGCTCAGCTTGGCCTGTGGTGGGGAAGGGCCCTAAGCCTTCTAGCTTTGTTTTTGGGGATCACCCTGCTTTTCAGGAGAACATGCAGGGACAGCTACTAGGCCTCCCATGTGCCTGGGCCCCAAGCTTCTTGGGAGAAAGGTGCTGACTCCTGGGCCATCCCTGTCCCCATCCCCACCCAACCTGTCTTCTCCCTCCCACTTCCTTCCCTCTGTTGGTGGCAGACTTGCAGGTCACAGAACTGAAGGGACAGTAAGTACAGCGGGAAGGATCCTGGCCTTGTACCACACGCAGCCCATCTAGTTTGCTccatggtaccacatggtcccttgagcaccaccaagagtgattcctgaggacagaataagagttaagccctgagcaccacatagtATGCaccccaccaccaacaacaagaaATACCACATACAGATTCTTTGAATCTGTTCACTGAAGAAGTTGTCTAGGGTGAGGCTGGGGTCAGACCCTAGGCACATTGATGTACTCAGACTACCCAGTCTAATATTAGCTCATGGGGCTCAAAAGGGAGCACAGGCCTGGTCCCTAAAGCACTGCTAGGGCCcaagtctgagcacagagccaagaacagccCCTGCGCACTGCTGTGTGtagccatccccccaaaaaaggaagcaAGAGGGGAAAGGTTGGGTCAGAAtgaaagagtgatagcacagtggtgggcttctgccttgcatgcgctaacccagaggatctgggtttgatccccggcatcttatatgatcccccaagcctgctaggagtgatttttttggggggtagggtcacacccggtagcactcagtggtcactcctggctctgcactcagaaatcactcctagcaggcccgGGGcgatatgggattccagggatcgaacccagtccaTCTTGggtctttgtgcaaggcaaatgccctactgctgtgttatcgctccggccttcagaggagtgatttctgagtgtaaagccaggagtaacccctgagcgccaccgggtatgacccaaacatttttaaaaagggaccggagagatagcacagtggtagggcatttgccttggatgcacccaacccaagatggacctaggttcgattccttttttttttttttttttttggtttttgggccacacccggtgacgctcaggggttactcctggctatgcgctcagaagtcgctcctggcttgggggaccatatgggacgccaggggatcgaaccgcggtccgtccaaggctagcgcaggcaaggcaggcaccttacctctagcgccaccgcccggcccctaggttcgattcctgacatcccatatggttccccaagcctgccagaaacaattcctaagcacagagtcaggagtaacccctgagagcgattgggtatggccccaaaaccaaaaaaataattaaaaagaaaggaggaaaacgaaagaggggggccggagagatagcacagcggcgtttgccttgcaagcagccgatccaggaccaaaggtggttggtttgaatcccgatgtcccatatggttccccgtgcctgccaggagctatatctgaacagatagcaggagtaatccctgagcactgccgggtgtggcccaaaaaccaaaaaaaagaaggaaaaaaaaaagaaaagaaaagaaagaggggaaaggagagaagaaaggaaggaaggagggaaggaaaaagggagagaaaggaaggaaggaaggaaggaaggaaggaaggaaggaagggagggagggagggagggagggagggagggagggagggagggagggagggagggagggagggagggagggaggaagaaaggttgGGGTTGCATACCCTACgtttgtcacatgcaagacaagcaccgtactagctgtattatctctccagagtGCAAGTAAGCAAGCAAGCAGAGTAGAGACCAGAAAGCCAGGTAGGTGTTTGGACCTCGGGGTGACAGCCGCGAGGGGGCGCAGGGGCCTCACTCCTAACAAGAGGGCTGCCACGTTGGGAGAGAGGGAAGTGGCTAGTAGGGGAGTTCAGGAATCATGGAAACAGAGCTGTCGGGGGGATAAGCAATACAACCATGCTCAGGGCCTAGAAGCTAATGTTCCGGGTGGGAAGTAGACACAAATAAACATAGTCTGGGCTggagctgtagggcgtttgccttgcaaacccgtTTGCCAACCTGGGAGAGaccggggttcaattcccggcatcccatatgatctcccgaacctcaggagcgatttctgagcacagagccaggagtaacccttgagcaccactgatgggatccaaaaacccaaacaaccccctcccaaaaaaaaacaaaataatctggggcccagagagatagcacagggtgtttgccttgcaagcagccgatccaggaccaaaggtggttggttcgaatcccggtgtcccatatggtcccccatgtctgccaggagttgtttctgagcagacagccaggagtaacccctgagcactgccgggtgcggcccaaaaaccaaaaaaaaaaaaaaaaaaaaatctaatcaaacATTTCAGGGTGGggacccagagcaatagtacagtgggaggctcttgccttacacatgacccaactgggtttgatcctgaatttgatccccttGCAGgagccacttggtgtggcccaccaaatccttttttttttttttttcaggacatagtaaattcttttgtttaagttttgttttggtcacacccagtagtgctcaggccttactcctggctctgtgctcaaaagtcactcctggcggtgctctgggaaccatcggagatgccaggatccaacctgggtgggctacactcaaggcaaatgtccttccccgctgtgctatggctccagccccaacaggatgtagtaaatttttttttccggcttttgggccacacccagctgcactctagggttactcctggctctgctctcagaaattgccccaggcaggctcaggggaccatacgggatgctggggatcaaacccaggtatgtccCGGGTCTACcgaccgctgcaccactgctccggcccctggatatAGTAAATTCTTAAGTGTATATGTGTTTACATGTATTTGTGTTTGGGAAAATGTcttagattgaacctgggcttcaTGTTTGACTGACTGATCTACCAACAGAGATAAGGTTACAATAGATtctacagaaaaacaaaaacaaaaatgcagagcAGGAAACTGGAGAGTGattggaagtgattcctgagagtccATCTACATGAGGGTAGGGAGGGGACTGGGAAGAGGGTTCTAGATTGCGGGGTCCAGGAGGTAAATCCGGAGAAGGTGGGGGTAGGTGAAGGGCAGAGGAGAGAGGTGAAAGCAGAGTTGATTACactggttgacctgggttcaggaGGACTTTGGCTGTTGTACTGAGGCCAAGAGAACTGTTACatgaaatggtgattctgggggGCAGAAAGAGCTCAGCCAGGCTTTTCATGGGGGAGGGACCTCATTCCAACCCCGGGTGccacaaggtcccctgaacaccatcaggaatgatccccaaacaGCTGATGTAGGATCTaaacaacgctgggtgtggccccaaaccaaaaagtaaacaACATGCAGAAATGAAACATCTGTAAAAACATTGGTTAAATGAGTCAAGTGAGGTTGGGGTCACGCTCCCAGTGTCTCCCCAGAGGATAAAGcatcctgtgtgtgtgtatgtgtgtgtgtgtgtgtgtgtgtgtggaggggggttTGCCTGAAGAGATACTGAGAGGGCCAGGGTAATAGAACCGCACTTAATtcacctgtcttgcatgcagccctcttgatttcaatttccagcatcccataaggtccccaaggaccatcaagagtgattcctgagtgcagagcaaggagtaatccctgaatactgaaGGGTGTGCAGGGTACTTCCGGGAACGGTACCAAgaaattgttttctgttttgttgaagGGAGGGGCAAACTGGTCATACtgagtttactccttgctctgtgttcaggaattgcccctggcagtgctgggggaccacatgtagtgcatagaatagaacctgggtttgccatgtgcaaggcaaacactcacccactggactatctctgcCCCCTGGTTTATTTTGCTGATTAGATctacagagcacttgccttgcctgtgtgagCGCCTGGATTTAATCcagcaaaatacacacacacacacacacacacacacacacacacacacacacgagtttcAGATAAAAGGAGAAGGGGGAATTAGGTAGTGAGAAAACAGGGCCCCTGGTGGATGGAATACAGAGGGGTTCAGGAAGCATAGGGTGGACCAAAATATACCAGTTCATGTTGCTGGCCTGAAGGCCTGAGAGGAGCTAAGGGGAGAAGATTTAAGCCTCCTGGTAATATAGTTACTATCacgggccacagtgatagcacagtggttaggacatTTAACTTACATGAAGTTGACCCAGAATCGATTCCTGACattcctgagcctgctgggaataatttctgtgtgcagaaccaggagaaatccctaagcactgccacggtgtgacccgccccccccccaaaaaaaacacaccaaaaataaataaataaataaataaatgttactgTTGGTCCTTGgctctacacactgtactattgttccagcttgCAACctgattctgtgtgtgtgtgagagagagacagacagagacacagagagagaaaaagagagacagagagacctagttgtgctcagggtttccttctggctctgtgcttaggggactaaATGGATCTGGGGATAAaatgagttggccacatgtaaggctagTGCTTGACCCCCTGGACTGTCTCTCTAGCCCGCTTCCCAATGGTTTTGCTGTAGCCTGGTTATGGGTTAAGTACTGGGGCTCAGTGGTGAGCAGCCTGCTGAGGCTCCTTACTGTGAGGCTGATTCACGCCCCAGTGCagtccacatcagcctgactccAGAGGCCCCACACTGAGATCTCTGTGCCCAGCGCATGCCCTCTGCCATAGTATGACCAGTGGCTCCCACTTGGATGCAGCTTATCTAACACAAATTGCAGCACTGAGGTCAAAATACCACACCCCAGGTTGCaacaaagggagaagaggaaagagaggaagtaaAGAGATAGTAcgacaggcagggcatttgccctgcatgtggctgacccagacctgatccccaacatcctatccagaaagttttgggtttttttgtttttgggtcatactcaacagcgctcagaggtccctcctgcctccatgctcagaaatcgctcctggcaggctcgggggactatatgggattctgggatttgaaccactgtctttctgaatgcaaggcaaacgccctacctccatactatctccccgaccacctttgtttttattttagttttggggccacacccagtggtgctgagggcttacttctgcctctgtacttgggaatcactcccagcagggctccggggaccatatgggatgcctggaatggaACCCGTGTTGGCTGCgcgcaaagcaagagccctccctgctgtgctatcactctggctgcagaaataatttttgtctttctgggccacacccagcagtgttcaggggttacatcctggctctgtgctcaagaatcattcctggcaggcttgggaaccatatcggatgctggggattgaacctgagttgactgcatgcaaagcacgctGTACGATCGCTGCTCTGGCTTCCAGAAATTTCTATATATGCACACTTGAGTCCTGGGttcatccttttttcttttctttttttgccacacccagcagtgcacaggggtcactcctggctgtgtattcagaagtcgctcctggcaggctcgggggaccttatagaatgccaggaatcgaaccctagtcagtcctgggttggcagtgtgtatgccctaccactgttctagcactccagccccctgGGTTCCTCCTTGACactccaaaaacataaaattctgGGGTCCTAGGGGATAAGTTAGTGATAGAATGTCTGTATTGCCTGTATTGAAAGCATAAAGCCTGAACTCAGTTCCCAGGGCAGCTTTTGTCAAATCCAGTCATGACCGCTTCACTGAGAGGGACCTGCAGTACCACCGTGACTTCTGCCGCAAGGGGTAAGCCCCCAGTCTTGGATGAGTCTCCCTGAAAAGGGATCTATCCCTTTaagagtggggccagagacaagtgaattccctttcttccccaatacttattgtgcctatgcaaaaaaagaaaaaataaaaaggggggagcaaaaaaaccttgccacaccagtactcctttttttttcttttttttttttcttccacttttttctttttcactttcgtggttatttggtgatttttttgttgctgggtgcattttttcccttttttttggtagttgctattttttgtttgtttgttttgtcttccttctttttgttgtcttcttccagcagaaccacacaacttgaatcaacttgttctgcctcatgaattgagggagcagataaaaataaacggtaccaagaccaaacaggcgtatgaacattgagtggaatttaAAAATGATCTGCTTAAACATCAAAGCTAAAGTCaataacagaatagataccctatctacaagtagctatacacagaggggaacatttTCACTAGCACTCCAGGGACAAAGACATATGCTGGGAAataggatgaagggaggacaactctagtggtgggaatagccctgatccttgtcactatgtaccataaatagtactgtgaaagatttgttattcactcttgggtcacaaaaaattattattattattattatttatttttatttatttatttatttttggtttttgggtctcatccagcagtgctcaggtgttactcctggctccatgctcagaagtcgctcctcacaagcacgggggaccatatgggactccgggattcgaactgatgaccttctgcatgaaaggcaaatgccttacctccatgctatctctccggcccctattattatttattattattattatttggcttttgggtcacacccgagagtgctcaggggttcctcctggctttatgctcagaaattgctcctggcaggctcagggaaccatatgggatgccgtgattcgaaccaaagcatgcaaggcaaacaccttatcttcatggtatctctccgactccccaaaaattattaaaaataaaataacgaaatactgtaaaaaaaataaagattattatttagttggaaaaaataaagagtggggccagagagacaacacagtggtagggcatttgccccagtttctattcctggcatcctatattgtcctctgagctaggagctatttctgagtgcagagccagaagtaacccctgaatgcagctggaTTTGGCAAGAAAACAAAGAGTGGAGAGATCTCTCAAATAGAGACTCCTGGTAGATTGAGAAGCAgttgtggggtgggggggggatggACAGTTTCAGGGTAGAACCCCCAGCTGGAGTGCAGCCCAGGGTTGGTGGTTGTTGGTGCTCCTGGTAGAGGCTGCTCTCTTGGCATTTACTTCTGACTGTTGCTTCTGGATGCTCCCTGGATTTCCCCAAAGACTTCTCTAGTGATTCCAGCTAAAAGGACTCTGGCTACGTTATCCTGCCTGTTCCCTATTAAATATGTTCTGAGAAAAAAGCCTGTCTAGCCAGAGTCGTTCCTGCTTGGTCTCAAGCAGAAggtgaattatttattttggttttggggccacacccggtgacgctcaggagttactccagctatgcactcaggaatcgctcctggcttgggggaccatatgggaggccggggatcgaactgatgCCCGAGTCCTggatcagcgcatgcaaggcaaatgccctaccactgcactatcactctagccaagAAGGTGAATTCTTTACAGCCTGCCAGCACCAAGACTATAGCCATTTGGGAGCACCACACCAGGAAGAGCAGGCACAGATGTGTGCCAATgacaggaaggcagggagggcactagccttggaggtggccaactcaggttcaatccccaacaccccataagatcctctgaatcccaccaggagtgattcctaagcacagaaccaggattaagctctgatacacacacacactttaagtTTTactgagattttttgttttgttttgttttttgggccacacccggtaacgttcaggagttactcctagctatgtgctcagaaattgctcctggcttgagggataatatgggactccaggatcaaaccgcggtccttcctaggttagcgcatgcaaggcaaacaccctattgcttgtgccactgctctggccccctactggaatttttttttttgtttttgggccacacccgtttgacgctcaggggttactcctggctatgcactcagaaatcgcctctggcttggggggaccatatgggacgccaggggatcgaaccacagcccatcctacgctagcgcttgcaagacagacaccttacctctagcgccaccttcccagccccccctGTTGGAATTTTGACTAGTTTTCCAGAGAGCTGAAGTCACCAACACCCGTTGCTGGCCCTCTAGGTGACTCAGGGACTAAGGAAAGAGGCTCTGGCATAGCAAGGCCTCAAGCTGGACACCAGCACTGTTCCCTGCTGTGACTCTCTGGACAAGGACATGATCATTTGAAttcccattttctcttttttttttggtttttagtcactcctggctctgcactcagaaattgctcctcgcaagctcgaaggatcatatgggatgctgggaactgaatcaccgtctgtcctggatcggctgcatgcaaggcaaacgccctactactgtgttatgtCTCCAGTCCCTGAGACTCCCATTTTCCAGATGAGGAAACTACGACAGCACATGGCACCCAGGCTTCAGACCTGTAGCAATTATTGGCCCCAAGATGAGGAACCAAAACCAGGGTCTCAAAGAGGAAGTCAAGTCTcagcaggggcctggagagactTTTCAGTTAGTGAGCAGGGTAAGGGGTTTGCCTGgctcaattcccggcaccccacacggtcccctgagctctgccaacaGTGTCCCTGAACAGAGGTGGGAGtgagattcctaagcacagaggcaggagtgacccctgagcacaaaactaggagtgagccctgagcactggcagggtTGGCCCAAGCCCATTGAGAGTCCTTAATCTTGGCGGCAGAGCACTGGCCTGGCATGGCTGTAGCTTGCTTTGACATCGGACACTGGCGACAGTGAGTCCTGAGGGGTGCAGAGTATGGTTCGGGCTCAAAAAGTATCCAGGACCTGCTTGAGGTCCTGAGCTTTATCCACAAAGGGGAAAGCAGGTTCCTAGGCTCAGCAGGACAGCAAAGGAGCTGGGCAGAGAACAGGGAAGAGGAATCCCTGAACCCTCATTCTTTTCGTTGAattttttttggactacacccggtgatgctcagaaatcgctcctggcttgggggaccatatggaatgccgggaatcaaaccgcggttcgtcctaggtcagtgcgtgcaaggcaaatgccctaccgctgtgccattgctcaggccccaatgaGCCCCCATTCTTGGGAAGGGGTGCCGGAAGCCTTTGCACAGCACCCCAGGGCCTCCTGAAGGCTCTTCTTCACCAGGCCTCTTCTCATCCTTCCAGGATGGAGCTCAGATCCTCAGGATAGCAAGGGGTGCAGGTGGGCACCTGATCCCCCAACATTAGTCAGCAGAGACAAGATGGAAGAGGGACTCTGTCCTGGGGAAAGACACTCCATCTTGGGGCCCACTCCCCATTGGCTCTCAGAGCTTTTGGTAAGAGGCCACTTGGCACCTCTGAGGCACAAGTCCCGCCTCTGCGATCCTCCCAGCCTACCCCTGCGACCTCTGACCTCCAGACAAGCAAAAGACTAATCCAGCCAGTTGGGGCTTCCCCTAATCCAGCCTCCAATATCATTCTTGAATCAGCTCCAAAGTCAATCTCGCTGCCCATGCATGAGTCCAGAGTCCTCAGGGATGCGTGCCCACCGCACACAAAGCCCTATGCCTCCCCAAAACCCTGTGTCAATGGCAATTCCTACAGGAAGCCCTCTTGGATTCTTTGAGCATCTGGGCAGGAAATAGCCTTAAGATTCCTTATGCTCCCAGGGCCCTGCGCCTTCTAGGCCCATCCAGCACACTTGCTTTTAATCCTCTTCAGGGGCCATGGTACAAGCCTTTTCTTCCCCATTGGGATGGTCAACTCTATGCAGGGCCCCCACATGAGCCCAATACCCTCCATCATATGCTGCAGCATCAGGGGACATAGTGGGGTACGTCTGCCAGCTTCCACCTACCCACACACAGAGTCCCTGCAGGAGAGAGAGGCAGAGTGGGGGCTGGGCAGGATGGGCCTTGAGGTCACAGGGCCTTGGCGTCCATCTGTCCCGCCAGCTGGGggtgcagggggtgggggaagcccACAGTAATGAGAGGAAAAACAGCCATAGCGCGTGGAGTCATTGTTAGGAATCCATTAAATACAACTTAAAAATGAACCAGCTGGGGGGTCACAGGGACGAGACTGGGTTGGGACTCTGGCCTTGCGGGGGTCTTGGGCTGCCTTCGGCTGAGGGGCTGCGATGCTGGCGGTGACCTGGGTGCTTGTGGAGGTCTCGAAGTTTCTCCAGGAGTTCCCGGGTGAAGTCCTGAGGGTGGGAAGGGGTGAGGATGGGCCCACCcccgagagagacagagacagagagagaatataaaatataaagctacTGAGCAGTAAGGTTTGATTCAGACCAGGAGATGGCCAGGAGGGTCCCCAGGGACGCGGCCTCCCTGACCCTGAGCTGCCAGCCCTGATGACGTTTGTCCCTCAAGCAGCCCAGAGCTGCTCGAAGAAACAtgaatatttttcccttttaaagcAGGGAAGGAAGTGGGAGGGGCTGGGTGGTTGCTTCAGGGCCCTGGAGATTGGGGAGCCCAGAGGTGGGGTAGACAGTCACCAGGGTTATTGGACTGGCCGACTGGagcagagagaaaaaggagacagATGgggacaccccaccccaccccctaccccacccctgtGGAGCTCAGTGGCGGACAGGACAAAAGAGAAGCTCCGTGACAGGGAAGGGCAGCAAGTGACAGTGTTTCCCCGAGTTCTCTTTGTGGGTCTCTGTCCTCCCCAGAGACTCCACCACACACATGGAACAGAACAGGGCCTGGAAGGGGGGCGGGGGGTGCGTGCAGGACTCACCTCTGTGGGGTTCGTACAGGATGTCAGGAGACTCTAGACACACCCCACAGAAAAGAGAAGAGTTAGTGCCTGGCATCTCCTGGAGCAAGATGCACAGCAGGGAACAGAATCTGGGACAGAGAGACTGAGGGGGCACAGGGTTCCCCCCACCGTGTGAGTTCCAGGAGCAAGACAGTGGGGGttggaggtgtttgccttgtacaccgatgacctaggttggatccccagtatgcctaagcacagccaggaagaaGTGCTTAGCagagctgggtgtaaccccaaaacaaaacaaaatataaaagacaagAGCAAGGTGACCCAGGCTTACATGACCCAGTAAGTAAAGGAACCCCTCCCTGCCTCAGTCTGCTCTCTGGGGAAATAGGGACCAGCACCCCAGGCTCTGAGGGTGAAGGGAGCAGAGATGGACTTAGGAAGTAGGAGGCCATGGGGTCAGGGCCTGGTGGTGCTGAGTTGAGTGCTCAGGAGTCAGCCAGCAAAACTGGAAGTTTGGGGGAGACTGAGTGGTCCGGGGAAGAGGTGCACAGTCTTTAGTCACTACCTGGATTTTCCGGCCCCTTTCCTCTTCAGTCTCCAGTTCCAACAAGTCATCGATGTTGACCTCGTCAGGCATGTCGGCCTCCTGAGGGGACAGAGGGCGTCACGGCCCCATCCCCTCCCTCCTGCCTTTGTCCCCAGCCCGCCCGGGGCCAGCTGGCAGCAATACTGCGACAGTCAGGGACGGCACCAGGGACACAGGACATCTGGGAGCCGGGGGAGGGGTGGCAGATGGGCTGACAGAGGCCTGGCTGCTGCTCCGGTGCTTGGGCTCCTGGGCCTATTGGGATCCTCGGGGCTGGCACGGGTCTACCCCTTGGCCCCAGTCCCCAAAGTGGAAAACAGGCCTAGCACAGCCTTGGAATGTCCAATTCTGGGATTAGGAGAGAGGCCGGCTCTGCCCTTTCAAGGCAAAGTCTCAGCTCTAGGTTGGGGAGGGCAGCCAGCAGACCAGAGCCTGCTGGGGATAACGCAAGCCCCAGGGAACACAGCAGGGCTCT
This window of the Suncus etruscus isolate mSunEtr1 chromosome 14, mSunEtr1.pri.cur, whole genome shotgun sequence genome carries:
- the PPP1R14A gene encoding protein phosphatase 1 regulatory subunit 14A; this encodes MAAQRMGKRVLSKLQSPSRARGPGSSPGGIQKRHARVTVKYDRRELQRRLEVEQWIDGCLEELYRGREADMPDEVNIDDLLELETEEERGRKIQSLLTSCTNPTEDFTRELLEKLRDLHKHPGHRQHRSPSAEGSPRPPQGQSPNPVSSL